ATCTTACGAATCAAACTTGAATCAAACTTGTGTTCATCGAATTAGCATCCTACACAAATCAACCAATCTTTCTATCTCTACCACAACATTTACAAGTAAGTTACTCTATCtcttgattttttgggtttttcacTTCCTTTAGTTTTAGGTTagttttgtttgtgtttggtGCTTTGATTTGTTACCGAATTTTGCACCGTGGGTAATTGAGGTTAGCTTTGATTTCTTTGTTAACTCAGTCATTGTGTATTGCATACAAACTCAGTCGTTTATAATCGCACGAGGAACTCTCATTCTATAAAAAATTGCATGTCGTGAAATCTAAAGTTTTGGTATTATTTGTTGAAACATTGTGTTTATTTCTTGTTGAAACTTTTATCTGGTGCTTATCCAACATTTAACATGTTCATGTTCTGCTCTGGGACGGTTAAACACCTTGATAGTTAATTAAGGGAGCTGTCTGTGTGATTTTAATTGTTATCTTCTGATACCGAGTTTTAGTTTTAGGTTAGTTTTGTGCTTGTAACAAAACCCAACTCTTGCCTTTGTTTTGTTCCCGAATTTTGCACTGTGAGTGCCTTGTTTTGTGCTTGTTCGGTTACCACTTTTATAGTGGATTGTATCCTTGCTTTTTCAAACACTCCTTGTGTTTTGTTGAAGTTTATCTaataaaattattgttgtttcaaaaaaaaaaaaaaaaaagttcataccTTCAAAGAATTGAAATTGGATTGGTTCTCTCAGCCATATCAATGTTAATagctggtttttttttttcttcttataagcAATAGCTGGTTTTGTTGAAAAGCATTAAGGTAGATAAGTATATAGATTTTACCAATGACTGTGTTTTAGTTAGGTTTTCAATATGCTATTAAAACTTACAAATTTAGTATCAATAAGGCCCCTGCAAATAATAAATACAGGACGAAAGAACATACATGGCTAGTAGCTACAAAACTATGCAAAAGCTTGTTTGGAGGAAATTCATAAGATGCAACGTCGGTTTATATGGGGTGATACAGATCAAAAGAGGAGATTTCATGCTATAAGTTGGGATCGTATTACAGTCCCTAAATGGATGGGAGGTTTAGGCCTAAGAAAACTTGATGTTATGAACAAGGCTTGCTTGCTTAAACTTGGATGGAAAGTTCAAAATGGTAGTGATGAACTTTGGTGTAAGGTTTTACGTGGAAAATATGGAAGTGAGACCACAATGGGCAGCAACACTAGTACTAGTAGAGTTACACACTCCAGTTTGTGTAAAGCGCTAGATGGTTTAAAGCCTATGCTAGATAAATGTAGTTTCTGGTGTATAGGAGATGGGAGAAGTATAGATGCTTGGAGTGAAGCATGGATAGAGGAAGGTTTGTTTTTGGATCAGAATGTCATTATTCCTGTCCATTTACAACGAATGACAGTGCATGATCTGGTGGATGGTAATGGTAAGTGGAATTGGAGTTTATTTGACAGTTGAATACCTGCAGattgttgtaaaaaaattgCAGCAATTCTACCTCCAAATGATGATTATTGTTGGCTGATTTTTTGTACCAAAAGGCATTATaatgcttaattaagttgtagCAAATAATGACTTATACATGTTTTATGTGGTTAAGTTTGAATTCTAAGCTCTCTTATTGTAACTTTTCAAATATTATCTCGGAAAGAGGATTAAGTAAAATCTGCATAATTGCCTACAATTTCCCTGTTGAATGAACAAACTATGCTCTTTGAAGAAGAGTGCTTTGATGAGTGATGACTACATGTAAATAGATATATGATTTTCCATGTGGGCTCTCAGAAAGCTTATTTAAACTCATGACTTGATGAACTACATAACTTAGTTTCAGCTGAACTTAGATCAAAGGGTTTAATTTATGTCTGTGACGTTGGGCGAACCCCTTTCTTCATCCTTCTCCATCTCAACACAATTGCTATCAAAGTGCTGCAAGATAAAGCTAGGACAAAAGCAGATATCAGAACTAGATCCACAAGATGGAGTCTTTTCTTTAGACAATTTGGAATGCTTTTCAGATGGAATTATAATATGGTTGAAAAAATAATAGAGTGCTTTTTGTAATTCCCCTCGTCTGTTATGTATGTACTTCTTGTACATAATAGAGTGCTTAATAAAATCATTTGcagttaaaaaaacaaaaaatgtgattttttatattaaattagagcacaataataataataatagtgcaCAATATAATAAATTTCTAAGCTGCGTTCACTAGTTAGACATGAATTGTATCGTTTGCTCCCAAAACATGTTTTAGTTAGACCTGTAAAAGTCATgccaaaacaattttaaaaaaaaaagacaaaaataacaaaaaagcaAACACTTTTGCTAGTTGCATGATTCGAACAACAGCCCTTTCCCTAAGAATAAGGAACAGCTTCAAAGATGTACCAACTGAGCTATATATTCAATTTGCAATATTTGTATGTCAGACCAATTATAAATCAAAAAACGaatgttcttattttttttccccaaaatttttttttttaaaaattcgtaagcgaatttgaaaattttccaaatttttgttttcttattttgctcccaaaataaagatttactctcatatttactttattaaaaatatagttcAATAGTATGTCTCACATGCTGACTTCTAATTTGAATGCTCCTGTTTCGATCATATCTGTCTATAACTCTGACTTATAATCTGACATGATTAGGTATCCGATTCGACCAAACTCTCTCATATtgactttattaaaaatatagttcAATAGTATGTCTCACATGCTGACTTCTAATTTGAATGCTCCTGTTTCGATCATATTTGTCTATAACTCTGACTTATAATCTGACATGATTAGGTATCCGATTCGACCAAACTCTCTCATATTGACTTTATTAAAAATCTAGTTCAATAGTATGTCTCACATTCTGGCTTCTAATTTGAATGCTCCTGTTTCGATCATATCTGTCTATACATCTGACTTATAATCTGACATGATTAGGTATCCGATTCGACCAAACTCTCTCATATTGACTTTATTAAAAATCTAGTTCAATAGTATGTTTCACATTCTGGCTTCTAATTTGAATGCTCCTGTTTCGATCATATCTGTCTATAACTCTGACTTATAATCTGACATGATTAGGTATCCGATTCGACCAAACTCTCTCATATTGACTTTATTAAAAATCTAGTTCAATAGTATGTTTCACATTCTGGCTTCTAATTTGAATGCTCCTGTTTCGATCATATCTGTCTATAACTCTGACTTATAATCTGACATGATTAGGTATCCGATTCGACCAAACTCTCTCATATTGACTTTATTAAAAATCTAGTTCAATAGTATGTCTCACATTCTGGCTTCTAATTTGAATGCTACTGTTTCGATCATATCTGTCTATAACTCTGACTTATAATCTGACATGATTAGGTATCCGATTCGACCAAACTCTCTCATATTGACTTTATTAAAAATCTAGTTCAATAGTATGTTTCACATTCTGGCTTCTAATTTGAATGCTCCTGTTTCGATCATATCTGTCTATAACTCTGACTTATAATCTGACATGATTAGGTATCTGATTCGACCAAACTCTCTCATATtgactttattaaaaatatagttcAATAGTATGTCTCACATGCTGACTTCTAATTTGAATGCTCCTGTTTCGATCATATCTGTCTATAACTCTGACTTATAATCTGACATGATTAGGTATCCGATTCGACCAAACTCTCTCATATtgactttattaaaaatatacttcAATAGTATGTCTCACATGCTGACTTCTAATTTGAATGCTCCTGTTTCGTTCAATAGTATGTCTCACATTCTGGCTTCTAATTTGAATGCTCCTGTTTCGATCATATCTGTCTATAACTCTGACTTATAATCTGACATGATTAGGTATCTGATTCGACTAAACTCTCTCATATTGACTTTATTAAAAATCTAGTTCAATAGTATGTTTCACATTCTGGCTTCTAATTTGAATGCTCCTGTTTCGATCATATCTGTCTATAACTCTGACTTATAATCTGACATGATTAGGTATCCGATTCGACCAAACTCTCTCATATTGACTTTATTAAAAATCTAGTTCAATAGTATGTTTCACATTCTGGCTTATAATTTGAATGCTCCTGTTTCGATCATATCTGTCTATAACTCTGACTTATAATTTGACATGATTAGGTATCTGATTCGACCAAACTCTCTCATATtgactttattaaaaatatagttcAATAGTATGTCTCACATGCTAACTTCTAATTTGAATGCTCTTGTTTCGATCATATCCGTCTATAACTCTGACTTATAATCTGACATGATTAGGTATCCGATTCGACCAAACTCTCGTATTGAATTTAGTAAAAATCTGGTTTTACTATAATTTAACATGACTAGATCCttaattttatagaaaaattaattttttagatgCATCGAGTAACaaaatgtatctagtctataatatagttcagatacattagttaGCCGAtgtatttaaaattgatttaattttatttttaaaatttgtttttaacgTTAATATGGAATATGAATAGACTTTTATGTttccttcaacaaaaaaaaataaaatgaatagaCTTTAGCCCCTAAACAGCATCATTATTCCTTAGTTCTGCTTAGCTTAAGTTTCCAATGCATTTGCACAATACCCAACCGATGCCAACTTCTGTTGCAATCCAAAGGAATATGAAGCACCACACCACACCTTAAGAATCACCACACCTTCATCTATTCACCTTATAAAGCAATGGCAAATGAATCAGAAGCACCACACCACACCTTCAGAATGGAGAACAATGGCAAACGAAAACGAAAAGAAGATGAGAATGGTTCTATATCCATTACATCTCCACTGTCTACTAAAAAAGAAGTTAGAGAAGATTTGGACACTGAAGTTAAGGAAATTCCCTTTGTAAATTTGATCTCAGAAAGGTACTTGTttaattttagaactttttttACTTATTGCAAATTAATGGAAGAAGTTCTTATAACTTTGTGTTTACTTTATAGTGACAAACAATCTAACCTGCAATCCAAAgagaaattttacataaaacaataaaattttaaatttgattgcATTGTGTGAAATTTTCACTAATGACTTGTGTAAAATTATGTTGATAGGTGGATGAAGGATCAAGACTGAAAATTGCTCTACAACTGACACTTCATCCTTTCAACAAAAATAGAGATTTGATGCTAACAAAATCTTTGGAACACAAGCAAGCTTTTGTGAAAGAAAATGATCCGGAGGAGAAGAATTGAAACTATTTGTAATTCATGCCAattctataatgatgttattcCTTAGTTCGTAAACGCTTTTTTTGGTGGATTTTAGTTGGAGATTCTGTAATGATGTTATTTCTTAGTTCGTAAACGTTTTTTGATGGATTTTAGTTGGAGATTCTATAATGACATTATTGAATATTTGCACCACAATTTAAGTTATTGgtatttttttgtgtggatTTTTAGTTGATATTATATTGCTATTAGCCAAATATGGTCACTTATTTTTATGAATGTTATTAAATCAGCCATTGAGGAGCTTTATCAGTCATTGTGGAGCTTTAACTTTTCTGTTATTTTTGTGTTAGCTTTTCtgaagttattattattaacagtGAGACTATATGAAGTAACGAAGAAAACTGACTTAAATTATACTACTAGAAGTAACAAAGAAGCATATAATAGCTTTAATTATCATAAGATGTCACTGAAATACAGAATTAAAAACAACACTACAGTAGAGAAAGATTATGAAGAAGGCCATACAAAGAGggcttgttttttttttttggttacatacaAAGAGGGCTTGTTAttcaacacaaaaaataaatcaaatgaaagCATCAGCCATTCATTCACGAGCAATAACAAGCACTTGTTTGCCAACATTCTGACCCTTAAAGATGCCGACCAATGCTGCAGGGCCTTTATCAAGTCCCTCAGCTATGTCTTCCACATACACAACCTTCCCTTCTCTGATATGAGGCACTTGAAAAGGAAGCAATAGATAATTACTACATACTTTATTGATTTGTATGTTTGTGATGCTGATAATTTACAATCCGACTTTCCCTTGCAATCTGGGCAATAGTAATCTATATTTTCCAGATCCTGCATCAAGTAACCAGTTAGTCATCTTACATAATATTTTAGACCAGGGACATCAAACAAGCAAAAGAATAGTGAAAAGAGAGATGTAGGACCATGTTAACCATAATATGATACCTTCAAAAGTTTGCTAGAAATTTTGTCACACTCAGCATGCACCCAAACATTACAACCATCACAGCATACCTGACTCAAAGTGTCCATCCCCATAAgatctcaaaattttgattctATGTGAAATAAGCATAAATTAAATCAAGCAGACACCAAATTGAGAAGTAAAATCTAACCCAATCACCAGCATCTGAATGGTGCCAAATCTTTTTGCAAATGCCACAATATTGTTTCGATTTAAGTAACTGTAGGATCAGAACCATGAGTGTTAATTAAATATCAGCAATAGATATATTTAGTCAAGAAACTAAAGACATCTTAAATGAGTCATTCGTTGAACCTTTGCACAAGATTTACAATAATACTGAGGAGCACAGCTTGAATCCTTAACCTTCTTCATGGTTTTGCATGGCAATGTCAAACCACAGCCATAACAAGATATTGTATCCTGCATAATTTGGATAAAATTACAGATTTAACCATACTCTATATGATTTAAAAGAGAAATTCATTAGAAATTAGTGCCGTTTCTCATACAGATATACTGAAAAAGATGAGAGACttcaaattaaaaacacatgcaCCAAAAAAGGATCAAAAGCAGGCCAAAAACTCATGCACAGATCATAATGTTTGATTTTACAATCTGAgacatgatttttttaaaattcatcaTGATATGGCATGCATCACTTAAACTCTCGATGTTTCATTCGTTAGTTGCATCCATTGATGTACTTATCATGTAATTCTTCACGATGCCTATATAAGAAACCAACTTTATTGGCCAGAGGGTACGAACGCCTAATTGTATGAATTCTCAAACTGATAAAGAAATTGCAAAATCAAGACACTTATTGATGAACTCAAGAGCATTTCATGTGATATACTATTATTAGAGAATTACAAGAAGTAGAATGAATTTCTCAACTATTACAATGTTTGACTTCAAATGTATCAGTGAGTGAGTTACGTTCAGCATTACCAGATTACCACAACACAACTTTTTTCTTCTCTGGTGGTAGCAATTTGCAGGACAAGTTGCAAATATGAGTCAATATCAGAACAGTCTCGGTTAACATCTATTTGCGTGACACCGAACTGACACTGATACATGCAGAACATAAAGGTTAACATCTATTTGTGTGACACCGAACTGACACTAATACATGCAGTTCCATTTAATTatccattttctcaaattattacctCTGTCGACGAGTAAGTGTCAATGTTGAGTTCAGTGTTTGTGTCTATGTAAGTGCGTCAAAGGTTAAGACATCAATTTTGTCATACAAATACAAGTTAAACCAACCATACTATTTTGATAACTATCCAAAATTAGCTTTGCAAGTTAAATGTGAGAAACAGGTAAAATCAATTTAAACTAACCAAGACCAGGATTTTCTGTGAGTCCATACTTCATTCCAGATGGTCTCTGCCATTCTTTATCAACAGGCTCCTCCCCTTCTGCATACAGATTCACCTTAACATCTCCTTTATTTACACCTTCCTCTTCCTTCTTTTTCTCTGGCATTGGAGCAACCGCAGCGACTCCAAGTCCAAGTATTCACCACTCCATTAGTATCACCATTCCctcttaaatcaattttttttatcaccatAATCCAAAACAGGTTCAACCCCATTTTTGCTCCTCTGATTTTCGTTCCCTACTATCCCATTCAAGGCATAGTTTGACCTCAAAAACCTATCTTTCTCACTCCTTCTAACTCCATGCTTGGACGCAAAATCTAGTTCAGTCTCATCATCCCGGTTCGGCCTCGCAACCCCGAGAACCGGATCAATCTCTATCTTAGGAGAATACCCTCCTTCTCTATGATCAACATAATCAACAACAACACTATCAAAATTCTCACTTGCACTAGTCCCAGCTTCAGCTGAATAATCAGATAGGATATGTGTATCGTTTCTGATTTTTGTcaatgaaaaaaattgggggttTTGGCTTCTGCGTATTGGAGAATATTGGAACTGAGAAAGAAGGGGTGATTGTGAAGAGAAAAACGATGGTGATGGTAAATGTCGTCGTCGATGACCGGGAAGACGATGATATCTTCTTCGATTATGTCAAAGGGATTCGTGAAGAACGGGAAGGATTTGGGTTTGGGAAATTCGCGTGGGGAGTTGAGAAACAGTGTAGATGTATTGGTGTATTGATTGAACTGAGATGAGATCCAGTAGATGCATTTTTGGGATCCAATGAAGAACAAGAACCCTAATTGCAGAAGAAGAAtcttaatttcatattattgaAGAGATTTTCGTTTTTCTTTCAAAGATaaatagatttaatttttttttttgacaaaagatttagttttatttgaaaatatgagatactattaattattaattgaaaGTGGGGAGATTATGCgaataacaaaaattataagctTAAATATGTAAAACAAAACTTAATGCATAAAATAGTTAATAAGTACACATGGTTAATTTTAAGTGGTGCCACATCAGCAGAAGGCAACTAGCACACCTACATGGGAAGGCAACCTAGCACtcatttaaaattgaaacttgGTATACAGCCATAGGACCGACTAGTCCAAGGGGatcaatcccaccgcccacttgcgggagTCCCATTTAAAGCTAGATGATTTTTTGCTCTGTATAGACTTAGCCCATCGAAATTGGAATCAAAGGGAATCGAACTTGAGACATTGAGAGGAACATACTCCAAAGACCCGCCAACACCAatagaccaaccccaagtgggttaaataataataataagagtcttgttaacatgtgcatatagggcacatgataagatatcttaatatagaaatttaacatttatgaTACAAGatatttaatgcttgaaaagttaaaatgcacaaattctaaggcataatttctatttttactaccttaacatgtgccatatatgcacatgttaacattctcctaataataataataatattcatacgGAATTTCTACCTTAATCAGCGATGATTAATCttcataatttttactattatacggTTAAAAATATTATCTCAACCAGAAAACCAAAAACCAAAGCAGCAGGAGCAGTCGCGAATATACCCCGCGAATTAAGTCacttattttctgtttttattacaaattatattttagtcGAGTATCTGATTTATTTTTCACTAAATCTTGCAACTTATTTAGCATTAGAATCTCTCTATTATTTATTAGAATAGAATCTTTCTATTAGttattgcttcaaaaataaaaacggGGCTTTGATTCTAACCAATTCATCTATATAAATCCTAGAGGTTGAATGGAAATAACAATCAGAGTTTTATTATCACCAAATTATTCCTCTGATCCTCTCTGCTCTCCACATATTCGTTACTCGTTAGTATTATTGGCAAGTTCATATTCATAAAATATCAGGTGTGAACTAGCTACATTGTTACCGGATCTTCCCTAACAATGGCGATGGCGGGGTTGTTTCGACGCCTTCTTCCTTCAATTGCCATTGATTTTGGTTCTTCTCAAGGCAAGGTCAGTCAATAATAATAGTCATCGTATGTAAtgtattagtatttttttatttttattttttaacattagTATAGTTAGAAACACAGATGAAACTTTACTATCCCAGAGCTGAAAGACATTAGAGTTGGGTGATGGGGCCAGGTTCAAATCCTGAGGTGGGACTAATTTACTAACATTACTGAAGGCTAACAAACACTTACCagttactacaaaaaaaaagaaaaaaaatttctagCATGTTCCAGAAAATTTGTTGACTAATTTGACCGTTTAACATGTTTAATTTAAATTCAGTGATTTGATGATGGCTGAATGTATATTGAATGAGATTTTCTAGCATGTTTTAGATcgcttattattttttatcagaAACAATTTTGTTACCGATAAGCTCCTAATAACTCGAGAATTGATTCATCATAAGTTAAATGATTTTCATAGTACTTGTTGAGACTAATTTGATATTTTCGATTTCAGCAACTTTTTCGTGAAGCCATTCAAAACGGACACATGGAAGGCTTTCCCAGGCTGGTTTCATGTTTCCAAACACAATCCGAACTTGGCTTTTGCGGCCTAGCGAGCTTGTCCATGGTTCTCAATGCTCTTGCAATTGATCCTGGTAGAAAATGGAAAGGTATGCTCAAAATTTGTTGTTTGCTTGTCAAGTATATTGGATTGGAACAGCTTAATATCTGTTCTGCAGCAAAATTGCCTTTTTATGTTGCATGCTTTTAAAGACTCATGCATTGTAAATTTTTAATTACAATTTAAATGGTTAAATCAAGTGGATGAAATTTATTTACATTTGGGTGATTTATACACAGGACCTTGGAGATGGTTTGATGAGTATATGTTGGACTATTGTGGACCTCTGGACGAGATCAAAACTGGAGGCATCTCATTTGCGAATCTTGTATCTTTGGCTCATTGCACTGGAGCGAATGTTGAAGCCTTCCATGCAAGCCATAGTAGTATCGATGATTTTCGTAAATATGTCATGAAATGTTCAACGTCTGATGATTGTCATGTAATCGCATCATACCACAGAAAAGCTCTCAAACAAGTATGTGTTTTGGTTTTTCTAACTTTGACATCATAGGAGGAAATGCAATAACTTTCTAGGTTTGATCATTATGTTATACCTATAGGAAACACATACGTACTAATCAGTTCATATCATATAATTCTCCATCATTGAATCCATTTCTTCCTATgtactttttttaatagaaaatattGGTGCATGTATTTCATTATGGCAAAATTGGTGAAAATGTTGAGTTGAATTTATTTTCGTGACAGCCAGGAGCTGGTCACTATTCTCCTATTGGAGGCTATCATGCTGGAAAGGACATGGTGCTTGTTTTGGATGTTGCACGTTTCAAGTATCCTCCCTATTGGGTCTCACTTACGCATCTTTGGGAAGGCATGAGTTATATTAATGAATTCACTGGAAAATCCAGAGGGTAAACTTTATTGTTTATGCTAATTTTATTGACCGTATTTTTAGTGTGAAGTATATATATGCAATAATCTGAGTTTATCCTTTTCAGGTTCATGCTTATATCAAGGCCGCCTCATAGGGAACCTGACATGCTATACTCATGTGCTGCATATTCTCAAGAAGGCAAGTTAGATGGGGATCTTGGTCTACCTTCGTCTTAGCAGCTCCATCATTTTCATTCTCCATATTCAGATTGAGGCTGAGTTTGAGAACCAGTGTCTCATTTTTAATACACTAGGATTCTATTATTTATACACCAAGGATATTGAATTCATGATTTGGTAGAGACAAGCACCAACCACATCTATAAAAAAGATGAATGTGTCATTtccaattaatttaaaaaagccTAGAACtgttgggtgggctaatttagcttcttcaaaaaaaaaaaagcctagaACTAAAATTGCATTCAAATTTATTACAATTATTTGTCAGTGTTGATTGAATTGGGTATTAGCatattaatgttttttaaataaaagttaaaattagaataaaaaattataattcagtCCGCTCCACCCCACTTCCCGAACAATGGTATAAAATTATCCGGCTCCGTTGGTTTTAAGTTATTGAAACATAGCCTAAAAAATattcacaaacaaaaaaagaaaggaaactaACTTCTTGTTTTAAAACGATAATAAACTGATATATCTTACTAATCATGTGTTCATAGGGATATCAATTTGACTCGTATTCAGTGGGTACTCACAAAAATATCTACAATGGTAGTATAAAAATTTGCATTTTGGTTACGAACACAAGTAAGCGGGCACATGTACCTTAGTACTCACTCTGTCTCATATTCAcatagtatatatttatttatttattttaattatatattatataataatatatgtatattcatttaaaaaaatacaacattattatactattacacatttttgataaaaatgtttatttataacataatataaatataatgtgAATATGCTAACAGAGAAATGAACTTTAGGAGAATAGATTTTCTCCGTTACATGATGGAAATAGTATGATCTTAACCATTGATTTatgaggagagagaaaagaaaaaaaggaaaaaaaatgaattaaaaggtacaaattagaaaaattgaggaaaataaaattgagagaattcattctcgAACTTTAGCA
This portion of the Trifolium pratense cultivar HEN17-A07 linkage group LG3, ARS_RC_1.1, whole genome shotgun sequence genome encodes:
- the LOC123918009 gene encoding histone-lysine N-methyltransferase ATX3-like isoform X2; its protein translation is MAETIWNEDTISCYGCGLTLPCKTMKKVKDSSCAPQYYCKSCAKLLKSKQYCGICKKIWHHSDAGDWVCCDGCNVWVHAECDKISSKLLKDLENIDYYCPDCKGKSDCKLSASQTYKSIKYVVIIYCFLFKCLISEKGRLCMWKT
- the LOC123918009 gene encoding histone-lysine N-methyltransferase ATX3-like isoform X1; its protein translation is MDSQKILVLDTISCYGCGLTLPCKTMKKVKDSSCAPQYYCKSCAKLLKSKQYCGICKKIWHHSDAGDWVCCDGCNVWVHAECDKISSKLLKDLENIDYYCPDCKGKSDCKLSASQTYKSIKYVVIIYCFLFKCLISEKGRLCMWKT
- the LOC123915030 gene encoding glutathione gamma-glutamylcysteinyltransferase 1-like produces the protein MAMAGLFRRLLPSIAIDFGSSQGKQLFREAIQNGHMEGFPRLVSCFQTQSELGFCGLASLSMVLNALAIDPGRKWKGPWRWFDEYMLDYCGPLDEIKTGGISFANLVSLAHCTGANVEAFHASHSSIDDFRKYVMKCSTSDDCHVIASYHRKALKQPGAGHYSPIGGYHAGKDMVLVLDVARFKYPPYWVSLTHLWEGMSYINEFTGKSRGFMLISRPPHREPDMLYSCAAYSQEGKLDGDLGLPSS